A genome region from Microtus ochrogaster isolate Prairie Vole_2 chromosome 1, MicOch1.0, whole genome shotgun sequence includes the following:
- the Lrat gene encoding lecithin retinol acyltransferase encodes MMKNPMMEAVSLLLEKLLLISNFKLLGVCAPGGGTGRNRPYEISSFLRGDVLEVSRTHFTHYGIYLGNNRVAHLMPDILLALTNDKGRTQKVVSNKRLIPGVICKVASIRVDTVEDFAYGADILVNHLDETLKQKSLHNEEVACRAEQQLGLTPYSLLWNNCEHFVTYCRYGARISPQAEKFYETVKIIIRDQRSCLASAVLGLLSIVYAGLAPYTALPALYIPFCLWMMSG; translated from the exons ATGATGAAGAACCCGATGATGGAAGCAGTGTCTCTCCTCCTGGAGAAGTTGCTCCTCATCTCCAACTTCAAGCTCTTGGGCGTGTGCGCTCCTggaggagggacagggaggaACCGTCCCTATGAAATCAGCTCTTTTCTCCGGGGCGATGTGCTGGAGGTGTCACGGACTCATTTTACCCACTACGGGATCTACCTGGGAAACAACCGTGTAGCCCATCTAATGCCTGACATCCTGTTGGCACTGACCAATGACAAGGGACGTACTCAGAAAGTGGTCTCCAATAAGCGTCTCATCCCCGGAGTCATTTGCAAGGTGGCCAGCATCCGTGTGGACACAGTAGAGGACTTTGCCTACGGAGCAGACATCCTCGTCAATCACCTAGACGAGACTCTCAAGCAGAAATCATTGCACAACGAGGAGGTGGCATGCAGGGCTGAGCAGCAATTGGGGCTGACCCCCTACAGCCTACTGTGGAACAACTGCGAACACTTTGTGACTTACTGCAGATATGGCGCTCGGATCAGTCCGCAGGCTGAGAAG ttttatgagacTGTGAAGATCATCATTCGTGATCAGAGGAGCTGTCTTGCTTCAGCTGTCTTGGGACTGCTGTCCATTGTCTACGCTGGCCTGGCACCATATACGGCCCTTCCTGCCCTCTATATTCCATTCTGCTTGTGGATGATGTCTGGCTAG